A part of Ziziphus jujuba cultivar Dongzao chromosome 8, ASM3175591v1 genomic DNA contains:
- the LOC125421398 gene encoding uncharacterized protein LOC125421398, translated as MEASTKTTSSINLKLLIDPRGQRVLFAEAKKDFVDFLFTLMSLPVGTVINLLSSNAMIGTLGKLYQSIENLDDTYLQPNVDRETVLNPKAPALYGANAIPLLLPNNNIGQEHADKNMYVCSNMISSGYSRSDHLYVADDSKAICPQCKSRMSVAVNYVVGAQKIGENELHSTSSSSSCGCGEGGFVKGVVTYMVMDDLEVSPMSTISSIALLNKFDVKEIGGLQEKMVSIGVNEGLKLLKAALQSKTVLTDVFLAE; from the exons ATGGAAGCCTCAACGAAGACCACGTCCAGTATTAATTTGAAGCTTCTCATCGATCCAAGAGGCCAAAGGGTCCTATTCGCCGAAGCGAAGAaggattttgttgattttttattcaccCTTATGTCTTTGCCAGTTGGTACGGTAATAAATCTGCTGTCAAGCAATGCCATGATTGGTACTCTTGGGAAGCTTTACCAGAGCATTGAGAATCTCGATGACACTTATTTGCAACCAAATGTTGACAGAGAAACCGTGTTGAACCCCAAAGCACCAGCTCTTTACGGTGCAAATGCAATCCCTCTTTTGTTGCCCAACAATAACATTGGTCAAGAGCATGCAGataaaaatatgtatgtatgttcaAATATGATCTCTAGCGGATACAGCCGAAGCGACCATCTGTATGTGGCGGATGATTCCAAGGCCATATGCCCTCAGTGCAAGAGCAGGATGTCTGTAGCAGTGAATTATGTTGTAGGTGCCCAGAAGATTGGAGAGAATGAATTGCactcaacatcatcatcatcatcatgtggATGTGGAGAAGGAGGGTTTGTGAAAGGTGTGGTTACTTATATGGTGATGGATGATTTGGAAGTGTCTCCAATGTCTACCATTTCAAGCATAGCCCTCCTTAACAAGTTCGATGTTAAAGAGATTGGTGGTCTTCAGGAGAAGATGGTTTCCATTGGCGTGAATGAG GGGTTGAAATTATTGAAGGCAGCTTTGCAGTCAAAAACTGTTCTCACCGATGTGTTCCTGGCGGAGTAA